The genomic window GCTCTTCACAAGCTCTATCTGTGAGAGTGTAGGTGTGTGCATACACCAGTGACTTACATGCTAGATTCCCACACTCCTCAATCTCTCCCCTTGTGTACTGCAGGTGGTGTTTCGCGGTGGGGAGGGGGCGTTGCAGGTGCTGCCTCCTCTGATCGATGTGATCCCCGAGGCCAGACTCAACCTGGTCATCTACTATCTCAGACAAGGTGTGTAGGTGTGGCACTGCAGTTTTCTGGGATAAGCAAAACAAGGAGAAGATTTCTATTTAAATGCATCACACGTTTCATAAGACACAATATTCTCAGCCCTTTATTTATAAGTGCAATCACCTGTTCATCAAGGAGAGGTTATAAATACCCAAATACAATACAAGAATTTCTAAACATTTCTATTAGTCTACTAATATTCAGtttaagtaaaatgaaaatcatcCAAAATGAAATCCCACTCTTATGAGACAATGCTGTGCTAGAAGATGATCCCTTTTTCCTTGTCCAGCTCCTACACCGTCACATTTATCATGCGTCATTTAACACAAATTCAGGATCCTTGTTTCCACGTCACAGTTAATTTTATGTATAGCTGTTTCAAGTGTCAGATACCACAGGAAACTCGCTCTAGTTCAGGGATTCACATGCTCCATTGTACACTTCCAGATGATGTCCAAGAAGCTTACAACCTCATTCAAGATTTGGTGCCCACCACACCTCAGGTGACCGTTCTCAAtgattttaattttatgttttatgagaTCTTGTTGTAACTACCTGGCCTTAATAAGATAAAAGTTAAAACAGTAGCTGTGTTTAACTATAACCAGTGCTCACATtgattttttgtatttttagtaCACTGAAAACCACAATAATGCCAGATTAAATGAAGCCTGTTAATAAACCTCTTCCCCTTGTTACTTAAGAGTCCCTGAAAAGCTTTTTCTTGCTTATGAAAGTCACTTGAAACTGTTTGACTTTTGTGTCTCTAGTCATTTTGTTTAAACAGGTTTTGATGATgattgaagcagcagcagatcaaaTGACTCACTCTGATCATTTGTAATTTCTTCAGGAGTATATTTTGAAAGGAGTGGTAAATGCCGCACTGGGACAAGAAATTGGTTCAGTGAGTATTTCTGTTAAACTGGGAGAGTTACATGCAAATAAATGTGATAACAGAGAGTGTGAGACAAATGCGTGCCATTGTGCTTATCTGTCTTTTCAGAGGGATCACTTGAAAATTGCACAGCAGTTCTTTCAGCTGGTTGGAGGCTCAGCTAGTGAATGCGGTGCGCCGAATAGAAATTTAATCAATACGACCTTTTTAAAGGAAACACCGtgcgagcatgtgtgtgtaacatttttGTCCTTTCAGACACTATTCCTGGCAGGCAGTGCATGGCCTCCTGCTTCTTCCTCTTGAGGCAGTTTGAAGATGTTCTCATATATCTAAACTCAGTCAAGGTTAGTCACATTATGTGGCATTTTCCAGTGAAGACTCGTAGTGTTGTTACTTTACTGTGGTATCAGTATGTAAGAAAGAACTGTAAAAAAGACTCCCACACACTGGGTGAGAAGTGTCACTTCACATGACAAGTGGTGCTTTACAGATGCGCTACACTTATTCagatatgtgtttgtgtatttttcccCTGTGATTCGTACCACCAACAAAAAGCTGATACGTCGTATGCTCTTTATTCCTGGACATGTAGGCACTCATCCCGTTTTTTGTGTGGGCATAactattcttttctttttgcagggTTACTTCTATAATGATGATACGTTCAACTTCAACTATGCTCAGGCTAAAGCAGCCCTCGGCAACTACAAAGAAGCAGAGGAGGTACCTTCAGCAAACATCTAACAGCAGCTGCTTTGTAGACTTTTATTCATTGTGACTGAAGTTACTGACTATTGTATTAAACTAATTTGAATCTTTCTTTCAGGTTTTTCTGCTCATTCGGAGTGAAAAGATCAAGAATGACTATGTTTACCTCAGCTGGCTGGCTCGATGCTGTATGTATAGTAGTTGTAGTGATGATTGTATATTTAAAGGCAAGATGTAGGACAATTCATACATGAGACTGTTTCACAGAGACGTATATACATTTAACTTTAAAAGAGTGACTTAAAGAAAATGTGAGCATAAATACTAATTCAGAGGCGCTCCTCATATAAAAGTGAAAGCAAAGATCAACCTCAACGTCAAAGAATCAGAGCCTAGTGCTGGCACCTTTACTTATCCAACTCTGGACAGATCTCAGGCAAAGCTTTGGCACagggattttaaaatgttggGATGATTGATAATCTAAAAGTGATAACAGTGAAGTCTTAAAATCCTTCAGGTAAATGCCACAGACCAACAGCATGAGAATACCAGCTCAAAATGCCAGACTGGTGTGAGCTGTTTGCTCAGTAAGAAGGCTGGGAGTTGACATTTTGCATACTGTATACTATAACTAGAGAGAAAACGGTTCCAAACAGGAGCAATATGATCCAGTCCCTTAGTTTTCAGCCAACAGACTTACTGCTGCGTTTGGCAGCTGCATAAAGGCAAGGCCTTTTTAGGTAGGTACATGAAAAAAGTTACAGTAATCCACAGCTGTTGGAGAGCACTCTCAGAGACCTAAAGCTGGTAAAAACAAGACTGGGGAACCTTTTATACTTGTTCACTGAGGCTGTGATCTGAAACAAACATCACTGCCAGATTTCTAGCCTTAGGCCTGTGAAGAATTTAGGGTTACACCCAGCTAGGGTTACACTCAGCAGCTCAAAGAAATGGAAATCTCcattaaaagatttttcttcttttcttggCTTAATCCACATCAATAAAACCTGCCCAGAGGCCTTcaatattttccaaaatttGAATCTATCTCTAAAAGTTGCTGAAGCTGGCTGTGAGTGATAGAATATTGAACTCTCGTCTTGTTCTTGTCAGACATAATGAACCAGAAGGGTCGGCTTGCCTGGGAGCTTTATCTGAAGATGGGCACTTCCTCTGATTCCTTTAGTATCCTGCAGCTCATTGCCAACGACTGCTACAAGGTGACGCAATCCTCTGTCTTCTGCCTCTTGTATCATCTGTTACcagtttaataaaaatatacatgtacACGTATGAATTAGGTCTGAAATGATCTGTCAGTTTCACCCTGTTGTTTCAGATGGGCCAGTTCTACTATGCAGCCAAAGCGTTTGATGCACTGGAGAAACTAGACCCGGGATCCAACTACTGGGAAGGCAAGAGAGGGGCATGTGTCGGCATCTTCCAGCTCATACTGGCAAACAAGGAGTCCAAGTACGTGTGGCTCTTTTTACCTGGGCAGTAGTTTTGtctttacacatttaaaaagatttttcttcACAATCCCCGTCATTAACCAGTAAAACTGATCTAGACTTACATATCAAACATCTGTGGTGCATCGAAGTGGGTGTGATGtctaaataaaagaaacacGAGAGATGGCACATTCTTGATCTAATCTTGTTTcctcacatttcctgtttgtgttctAGGGAGACACTTAAAGAGGTGGTGCCCTTGCTGCGAAATTCAGGAAACCCCCAGGTTGAATACATCATCCGAGCTCTGAGGAAGTGGGCAAAAGACAACAGAGTCCTCCTACATCAAGAGTAGCTACTTTATGCAGAAATCATTACAGTCATTACAGTACATTTGGTCATTGTCAGTGAGCTGTATGAATGAATATCTATGCCACATGAAGAAATATGGAGCTTTTAATGTAGTGTTTTGTATCAAAAATATAAGTTTTGATTTGCAATTCTCTATATACttgtatatttgtattaaaatgtgactttgtattttgtaaatTACTTTTGTGTTGTCGGTGATTAATTGCATGAATTTAGTGCAGTAACTAACTTAACACACTTAAAGGAAAGGGAAGGGgtaaaaaataggaaaaaacagaataagaCAAAAAACCAAAACGATTATTATGagcaaaataaatattcatgtaTGTTTAGaattatacatacatatgaTGGCAAAATTAGTAAGATCTATAAGTCACTGTccagattatttttaaaaaacaacaatgttgtcacacagtttaatgtAATTAGGAGCATGAGACAAGACTCATTTCTTAACTACATACTTATCTAAACAGGTTTTAAATATGTAGTGTGTTGACGCTGGGAGGAAAAGTTATAATAGTCAAATAAGTCAGTACTCAAACTAATCAACCCTTAATTTTGTAGTGTTGTTGATGTACATCATTGTCCCACTTTGCATTGTGCAAATGAATTGGAGAGGCTGTTCTCAGCtgcaaaatgtgaattaaaagTGAACTGTGGTCCCTCATGAAAGATCTTACAAAACATAAGAAATAGGTTTGAATATGTAAATCTTTGGAAGAACATTTTGCGTTTCTCTCCATGAAGTGTATTTGGCAATGTCAGAGTGGTATTTTGATAAACATGCGCTGGCACACAAATTGTACCATATTTTGTAAAGGTAAAAAGAGCTCTgagacattatacaactgtttgaTTTGTGTGACTCATGACAATTAGACTGGTTCTAATATGTAAAATTGGTGAAATGTTCCTCCAGTTGAAAATTTAGCAACTTGGCAGGACTTGCCACATTACACAGAGGGCGGTAGGTAGGTGGGACATTAAAATGGGCCGCAACAGCAAATTTTTTCCCTAGGGCTTTGTAACAGGTTAATCAAGCCACACAAGAAGAGAGAATACAAGGATGACTGCcaaatttaaatgtattcacaGCATTTGTGGTAATTAGGAGCATGTCTGCTACACTAAAGACACGTTTTGATCATTGTTACTTCTCTTGGATATTTGACTCTCACTATGCAGGCTGATGTATGTGCAGACATTGACACCAGCAAcggttttcatgttttcaccttcatctgctggaggagaagattTTCTCCAAGTTCACTTTAAATCTAAGTTTAAGGCTCATACCTGATTTGTCACATCACAATCGGTCTGGAGGCAAATCCTTGGCCCTGTTCTTCAAATGTGGTTTAGCTAACTCAGGCTAACGTGCTGTTATCAGGCTAAATAATCCTGTTAATTCTCATCCGACTAGTTTTGTTCTTTGAGTGCAGCTTGGATTGGTGTGTTAATCTAGGATGAAGTCATCTGGAATAACAGCACACACTAATTTTGAGTTGCGTTGAAAACATGATCATTGTTCATTTGATTGCCTGAATGCTGATGATCCAGCATGCACTGGGACATCAGATTCACGGACACAAGTCTCATGAGTGTTCCTGTTACAGACGTCCTTTGTTTTACCTTGTGCTCCACAGTGTTTCCACACGTTCATCACGTTACCCCTGAATGTGGCCAGACATGCAAATACTATAAGCCTGCTATGAAAATGTAACCCTATTCAGATCTCATGAGGCAGCTTTCATTGCGTGAACAATTTTCAGCAAAGTGAGTTCatttagtttgtcttttttcagttgagtTTATGTGTCTTTGGTCACAGTATCTCAAAATCTGGACTGGTTCGttctgtttcatatttcatcatATATATGAAATTAAATTGTGAT from Lates calcarifer isolate ASB-BC8 linkage group LG5, TLL_Latcal_v3, whole genome shotgun sequence includes these protein-coding regions:
- the ttc26 gene encoding intraflagellar transport protein 56; amino-acid sequence: MILSRVKPAVGGETQVSISEKKKKNKTKVPRLEEYLQQRDYLGALTLLEFQRSIGEKEEHADLWIGYCAFHLGDYKRAMEEYKSLTMNPECPVEVWVYLACALFFLGLYKEAEEAASKAPVSPLQNRLLFHLAHKFNDEKRLMGFHQNLEDVTEDQLSLASIHYMRSHYQEAIDIYKRLLLQNRDFLALKVYVALCYYKLDYYDVSQEVLAVYLQSIPDSTIALNLKACNHFRLYNGKAAEAELKNLIDISSCSFEFAKELIRHNLVVFRGGEGALQVLPPLIDVIPEARLNLVIYYLRQDDVQEAYNLIQDLVPTTPQEYILKGVVNAALGQEIGSRDHLKIAQQFFQLVGGSASECDTIPGRQCMASCFFLLRQFEDVLIYLNSVKGYFYNDDTFNFNYAQAKAALGNYKEAEEVFLLIRSEKIKNDYVYLSWLARCYIMNQKGRLAWELYLKMGTSSDSFSILQLIANDCYKMGQFYYAAKAFDALEKLDPGSNYWEGKRGACVGIFQLILANKESKETLKEVVPLLRNSGNPQVEYIIRALRKWAKDNRVLLHQE